The window TCGACTTCACTGCACCTCCGAGTGGCTATATCAATTTTGGGTTAAGTGGTGGCTTTGATTGGCCGATAAGTAATGATCACGTGTTGAACGTATTCATGTCGGTTGACAATCTTTTTAACAACAGCTATCGCGATTACTTAAATAGATTTCGGTATTACGCGGATGATTTGGGAAGAAATATAAGCTTGAAACTGAGCTATACTTTTTAGGAGCCTCTACTTCATTAAGCCTTCGATGTCTTTCAAGCTTAGGTTACCTTCATAGTAAGCTCGACCAAAGATTACACCTTTAACACCGATATCTTCTAGTCTCTTAATATCATCGACGGATCTTACCCCGCCGCTAGCTAGGAAATCGACATTTGGAAATTTCTTTACTAAACCCTCGTACATCTCGAAGTTTGGTCCTTCTTGAATTCCATCTTTTTCAACATCAGAGCTCTTTACATACTTAATGCCTCTCATGTAGAAGAAGTCAATATGCTCCTCTAGATCGATATTGGTATTTTTCTGCCATCCTCGTATGGCAATTTTTCCGTTTTTGGCATCTGCACCGAGCGTGATTTTTTCACGACCATAAGACATCATCCAAGAGGAAAAGAGTTCTTT is drawn from Roseivirga misakiensis and contains these coding sequences:
- a CDS encoding 1-(5-phosphoribosyl)-5-[(5-phosphoribosylamino)methylideneamino]imidazole-4-carboxamide isomerase, with amino-acid sequence MIQIIPSISIINGKLTRLKQGDYSSEKVYKDSPVDIARQFEEYGIQKIHIIDLDGARKGSPINYHILEAIAGYTNLKIDFSGGISTDGDISKAYEYGATSITAASIAIDKKELFSSWMMSYGREKITLGADAKNGKIAIRGWQKNTNIDLEEHIDFFYMRGIKYVKSSDVEKDGIQEGPNFEMYEGLVKKFPNVDFLASGGVRSVDDIKRLEDIGVKGVIFGRAYYEGNLSLKDIEGLMK